The Lolium perenne isolate Kyuss_39 chromosome 6, Kyuss_2.0, whole genome shotgun sequence genome segment CACAAATAAGTTGCAAGTCTAtttcattttaaattttaaattaatGTACATAAGAGTATGCAAGTGTCGCATGAAGTATTTCCATCTTACAACATAGTAGGAATGTTAAAGGCCAAATATAAAAGAGTAAAAGTACAAATCTCTGGACAATCATAGACAACTGGAGCAAAGGGAAAGAAAATAATGGACCCCAGACATAAAGGTTGTGTGCATCGCTCGATGCAGAGGACGGGGCTCCTTCccctttttcaaaaaaaaaaccaatgaAAAATCATGCAGACCACACAAGCCGGTTGTACTAAGACTTAAATTTGAATTGGGGAACGCATGTCCTAGTATGGAAACTTCAAACAGTGGGTGTCTTTTACCAAAGTAACAGGACTCGGATTATAATAAATCACTGGCAATTGATTTAGATTGCACATACTGGGGCTTTTCTTCCAATTTGTTTGCAGCTATAAATAACTTACCAAGTAACAACGAAAACAGAGAACAATCAGTCATCAGGAAGATGCAAACGTGAAACATCAGTGAATTCAATTAAAAGGTGGAGGAGGAAACATTAATAATTACCTTTTTGATACTACAAATATGTAAAATATGTTGGCCATAACTCAAAAGCATGAATTGGGAGGACTTCAGAATTGCAAGCTGAATCTGACATCAAGTGGAACGTTGGGCAGCACATTCTAGTTTCTTCCCTACTTGATTACATCGTGGTTCGGTGATGTTGTTAATATTTAGTTTAAAAAGGCGTGCTATTTAATTCAGTAATCATGAATAATGCACCAATAGGTAGAAAAACAGAAGTTATAAAATATTTAGACCTCTACACTCGGCTTTCCGGTGACTGAATTGCATCCTAGGTACATATCGTTTAGTCGTAAGACATGCAGTGTTACTTTTATGCCCCATGTCTGAATCAAAAAACAACCACCAGAAGCTTCATAAACCCTTACCAAAGCAGCATACTCTAGATGGACAGGATAATATAATTGTAGGAACATGAATATACAGAATGTAGAGACATATCAAAACTTAACCAAAGATACAAAATAGTCCAGTTGAGGAAAAATAGCACCTACGCATATCATTAGGCATTCCTTTAAAACGAATGCCATGCATAAAAAAATACTTCACCCACAGGAAAGAATCAATATAGTCCTCAATTTACATAGTATTACTGAATAAAAAAATGTGAAGGTCGAATGTTTTCATTATCTGAGCTTACCGAAACTGTGCAGGAGGAGCCCAGTTCTTCTATACTTTGGCAGTGGTAGTGCCACCCTGCAATAGAATCACTGCAAAAGTTGACGCTTCTTTACATGTATTTCTGACAATGTATGGCATGCATCACTGAAAAAAGTTTGATATAAGGTCTTAATGTTGCAAAATAAGGCGATAGTTGGCCAGAAATTCTGAATGTGGAAAATAATCGCGTGCAACTGAAAAGACGgtgagaaaaagagaaaaacatATACACGGCCATCAAATAAATCAGAAGTCTGTGTGAATGGTTCAGGTCACATTTaatagaaattaaaaagaaatatGAGATATAGATGGCCAATTTTTTCAGTACCAAGACTGACATATGACGAAATCCATGTAAGGGTTGAGGCTAATATCATGATAAAATCTCAGTTTTATTTAAAATAATAATGGCTGCAGAAACTGGGGAAGTTGCAGGAACCTAAAGATGATGATGTACTGAACTTCAAGTTGCTTGAAGATTCTTCCTCTCTAGTCACATTAAGCAAATACTCAACTGATCTGAATTTGAACTGCTAAGTTCTCCGTGGAGAAAGAAAACAAATTGCCTCAATACCTGTAGCAATTTCTCTTATCAAATTAACTACCATTGGCCTGGTCCGACTTATCAAATTAATTACTGTTACTAACAGCCTAGTGCCTTTTAATCATATCCTATACATCTGTTACTCATAGCGTCATATTCATATCCTCTTATGAAGAAGAATGATATATTTCTACATCATGATAAAGGCTTCCACTTACAATTCGATTCTAATGCAACATTAGGAGCCACACCGTATAAAATGAAGTGAAACCAATGCTTCAAAAAGAAGACATCGGCACTTACCAGACCAAGATAGCAAACAGTTGACATTTGCACAACAATACATTTGTTGGGAAGAGGCAGCCATTGGAACGTCATCTCCTTTTCAGCAGCAAGATGCATAACCTGCATGAGAGTGAGACATCAATTGAATGGAAGAAAAAACTATATGCTACCGAAAAGATCTAGCGGGCCAGTTTGAACTGCTTCTCAACGTAAGTACAAAACACCAAAAAGAGATGATAACATTATTTTAGAAATGTTGAACTAATGTAGATAATCTATATACTATGAAACAAATACAGTAGGCCAAATTGGAAGTATAAAacaacaaaaagaacttcaaaccTTAAACTGAAACAGGTAAACAGATAAAAATGGCCAAGTGcctcaactaagcaagataaagGCCTAACGTGTGTGTGTTTTTGCATGTGAAGCTATAAACCTGTGGATTTATTACTGAATACTCTCAGAGGGAGCAAGGGAAAATCAATTGCGAATTGGTTTACCAAGACTTATTCCAAAGTGTGAAAGTAGGAGGTGGGATGTCCACCGTGGACACCATCCGCACAGAGGCGACTGATTTCGTGGAATTTGAGCAGATCGCTAAGCTCAACACCGTGCATCATGGTGACGCTTCCCTACAGCCTTTAAATCCCGCTTCCGCAACCTCAAGTCCCTCCACGCGGCGGCATCCGCGTCACGGACAGTGAAGATCATTTGTTGCAGCATCACTGCACCGTCGCAGCAACCCGACGAACCTTGCTGCGTCCCCGCCCCGACAAGTTAGAACACGGGAGCACGCGCCTCCACGCCGAGTGGTCCGAAGCCGGGCAACATCACCAACAAAGCTCTCCCCGCTGCCCACCACCCGCACGTCCAGAATCTGCAGCAGCCTCGCACCCTCGCCACGCCGCCAACCATCTTCTTGTCAGAGCCGCAGACGGGAGAAAAACTTGGGGACCGAGTTCAGCCACATGATCGATCCTCACCGCGCCGCCTCCTCTTTTACCCAGCCTCTCCAACTGCTCCTACAACGCGCAGGGCGTCGGCCACATCATGCGGAGACCACAAATCGGCCGCGGCATCGGGAGCGAAACCGGCGACCATATGAAGCAGCGAGAATCCGTCGGTAGACGGATGAAAAGGAGGTCGTCGGCAAGGGGTGGTCGGAGAGGGAGGATCTTAGACGGGGCTAGGAGAGGCCGGTGGAGGtagagatggtggtggtggagctCACAGATGGGCACGGGGATAAGTGGAGGGGGCAATCGTTGGAGAGGGGAGATATCAAGGAAACGTGGGGCGACGGAAAAAATATAGAGATGCAATCTGGAGTTTTCGGGAGAGGCCACGTATGGAGACAACAGTCAAAGCGGTGGTAACAATGGGCCAACTCTGAAGAAATTAAAGAACTGATAAAACTAAAACAATGGCAAAAGCTACATTGTTTGACCACCAAAACAGCTCCATACCGAAGTAACATGGAAGTAAACCAATAGAAATAAACACGTGTCAGCATCAGATGAATCCAGAGCTCCCATCAAAAATCTCACACGCACCAATACAGCTGCACACGGAAAAGACCATATGAATAAAATGCCGATGTGTCAACACCACGTTAATCCTTGGAGAGGCCCAAAATTCTGGGAAAAATGGAAGCTGTTCCCAAATAGTATTGTACTTATAAGACAATCTTGGTGGGATGAGGGAGTACTTCAAGAAAAATATGTGCTGAAATTGTAAATAAACTTGTTCACGAGGATTCCATACAAAATGTGCAGTTACGGGCCCATCGCATACTGGAGGCGATCGTGCAGTGAGATTTGTCGATGGAGGCCCATCTCTGCGTATCTCTAGGATTTCCCCCTTTTgcctcaaaagaaaaaaaaaaagatttcCCCCTCGACTCCCTTTCTGCATCGAGCCCCAACGGAAGTCTCCCCGcttgtcgccgccgccgccgccgctgccgctgccgcgccGTCGCCTGCCGCCATGCTCCGCATGCGAAGCTGCATCctcacccatctactctcttctccTTCAGCCGCCTATTCCATCCCCCCTCTCCACTGCCTCTTCTCAACCACGGCGTCCCCCATTCCGGCAAACCCTACCTTCGCCGTCCAGGACTACCTCGTCACCACCTGCGGCCTCACCCGAGCCCAGGCGCTCAAGGCTTCCACCAAGCTCTCCCACCTCAAATCCCCCTCCAGGCCCGACGCCGTCCTCGCCTTCCTCGCTGGTCTCGGCCTCTCCGGCGCCGACGTCGCCTCTCTGGTCGCCAAAGACCCGCAGTTCCTCTGCGCAAGCGTAGAGAAAACCCTGGCCCCCGTCGTCGCCGGGCTGACCAGACACGGCCTCTCACATACTGAGATCGCGCGCCTCTTCCCGCGTGGTCGCGCTGGCATCTTCCGCCGTAGATCCATCGTCTCCAATCTACCCTACTACCTGTCGCTCGTTGGCTCCTACGACAACCTCCTCGGGTTAATCAAAAAGAGCTCCATTGTCCTCGGACACAGCCTCGAGAAGGTGAAGCCCAATGTCGCCTTCCTCAAGGAGTGCGGGCTAGGTGATTGCGAGATTTCCAAGATATGCCTCTCTGCGCCATGGATACTCATCACCAAATCAGAGCGTCTCCGGGCAATGGTGGCATGCGCCGACGGTCTCGGCGTACCACGTGGATCTGGCATGTTCAGGCATGTGCTGCATGCTGTTTCATTTACCCATGAGGAGGAAATCGCCGCCAAAGTGGACTACTTGAAGAAAACTTTTAGGTGGACAGATGCTGAGGTGGGTATTGTTGTTTGTAAGGCTCCAATGCTGCTGACCAGGTGTAAGGACAGGCTGCAGCGCTTGTCTGAGTTCCTTATCTCTGAGGTGGGGTTGGAACCGGCCTTCATTGCTCGTCGTCCGGTAATGCTCACTCTTAGCCTGGATGGCCGGCTCAGGCCCCGGTACCACGTTGTAAAGTTTCTCAAGGAAAATGGATTACTCAAGCCTGATCCAAACTATGACACAATTTTCAAGCTGACCGAGAAGGTATTCCTGGAGAAGTACATATGCCCTCACAAGGAAGCTGCTCCCCACCTCGCTGAAGACTatgttgccgcttgcaaaaggggAGTATCCACTAGAAGATTCATCTTTGCTTGAACCAAGAGACTGCCATGAAAATGTATAACTGTTTATGACGCAACAAAGTTTTCACTCTGTGCAGTAAGCTGGTTAGTCTTGTTTCAGTATTGTTTGCCCAATTAGACACTGGTTTTATCCTCTAGTGCATGTGTCTAACATGCTGGGTTGTTCATTGCTAAGTGCCAATGCCTGATGAAGTGATGAATATATTTCTGTTTGAAGACCATTGAGATAATATGTGTGGGTGGCCTAGTTTCTGTTGAAACCAGGAGGTAGAGAACATGAAGTCAAAGAACTGTATCGTTGTCCATTAAAAATATCAGTACATGGTCTGCTTTATTTACATGTCTGTTTTCGTTatgttatcttttttttttgttccaGCATGTGTCAATACTAAATGGCAGTTCAATCTTTAATAATTAGATTATGCCTTTGTGTATATTTATTCTGCCTTTTGGTTTCCTTTCCCTGATTCTTAATGATGGATTATCTTTGTTCCTAAATCCTGTAGGTTGTAGCTGGCCTTGGTTCTGCTAGGAAATTTTCAAATTCGATAAAGTAACCTACTAAAGCATGATTAACAAACAAACTAAATCTCGGACATATGTCATTAATCGTGAGAACTAAGCCAAAGGAGATGGAATGAATCAGTCTTACCATATCTCTACTTTGCATTGCTTGCATATGTGATATTGTATCTGTTTAACAAAACTACATATATTGTAGGTTCAAAAATGAATTTCGCGAAGCTTCAAAGAGTTCTGCCTTAACTCAAATTGAAGTTGCTTGATATCATGAAATAAGCAGCATGCGTTTTGTCAAACATATTTGAAATTTGCAATTTGTAACTAGATTTTTGTGCTGTTGTTTTCTCATGCTTTGGCTTTTTTAAGTTCATTAAGACTTTCTTTTTGCGGGTAAAATTCAAAGGCTTAGGACCATAATGGATAGAAGGTGCAATCTTTTCCATTTTGTATATGCTGCAGTTCAGACTATTCAGAGCTAGAGCTATCGTCAACATTTTCCTACCACTCTCTGTATGGCATTAGCTCTTATGTTTTCAGAACATTGGGCTTGGGCTTAACTAACTCTGTTGACAAATCACTATCTTATCTTAAAATACATCGGTGATTACTAGAGTTCGAGAAAAAAGTTCTTTTATTGCTTCCAGAGG includes the following:
- the LOC127308491 gene encoding transcription termination factor MTEF18, mitochondrial-like, whose product is MLRMRSCILTHLLSSPSAAYSIPPLHCLFSTTASPIPANPTFAVQDYLVTTCGLTRAQALKASTKLSHLKSPSRPDAVLAFLAGLGLSGADVASLVAKDPQFLCASVEKTLAPVVAGLTRHGLSHTEIARLFPRGRAGIFRRRSIVSNLPYYLSLVGSYDNLLGLIKKSSIVLGHSLEKVKPNVAFLKECGLGDCEISKICLSAPWILITKSERLRAMVACADGLGVPRGSGMFRHVLHAVSFTHEEEIAAKVDYLKKTFRWTDAEVGIVVCKAPMLLTRCKDRLQRLSEFLISEVGLEPAFIARRPVMLTLSLDGRLRPRYHVVKFLKENGLLKPDPNYDTIFKLTEKVFLEKYICPHKEAAPHLAEDYVAACKRGVSTRRFIFA